CCCGCCGGCCGGCCAGGTCCGGGTTGGTGACCGGGATCTGCCGGTCGAACCGGCCGGGCCGCAGCAGCGCCGGGTCGAGGATGTCGGGCCGGTTGGTGGCGGCGATCAGGATGACGCCCTGCCGGTCGCCGAAGCCGTCCATCTCGACCAGCAGCTGGTTCAGCGTCTGCTCACGCTCGTCGTGGCCGCCGCCGAGGCCGGCGCCGCGCTGGCGGCCGACCGCGTCGATCTCGTCGACGAAGATGATGCACGGCGCGTTCTGCTTGGCCTGCTCGAACAGGTCGCGCACCCGGGACGCGCCCACACCGACGAACATCTCCACGAAGTCCGAGCCGGAGATGGTGAAGAACGGCACCCCGGCCTCGCCGGCGACGGCGCGGGCCAGCAGCGTCTTGCCGGTGCCGGGCGGGCCGTAGAGCAGCACACCGCGCGGGATCTTCGCGCCCAGCGCCTGGTAGCGGGCGGGATTCTGCAGGAAGTCCTTGATCTCGTAGAGCTCCTCGACCGCCTCGTCGACGCCGGCCACGTCGGCGAAGGTGGTCTTGGGCATGTCCTTGGTGAGCTGCTTGGCGCGCGCCTTGCCGAAGCCGAAGCCCATCCGCCCGCCCGTCTGCATCCGGGAGAACATGACGAACAGCGCAACCAGCAGCAGCAGCGGCAGCATGTAGATCAGCAGCGACCCGAGCACGCTGCCCTGGTTGACCACGGTGTTGGTCTTGACGCCCTTGGCCTCGAGCATCTCGAAGATCTTGGCGCCGTAGTCGGTCGGATACTTGGCGATGATCTTGTCGGCGTCGGCGGTGTCGGCGTTGCCGCTCTTGAGATCCAGCCGGACCTGCTGCTCGCGGTCGTCGATCTGCGCGTCTTCGACGTTGTCGTTCTTGATCTGCGCCATCGCCACCGAGGTGTCGACGGGCTTGTATCCGCGGGTGTCGTCGCTGAAGTAGAAGAACGACCAGCCCAGCAACAACACCACCGCGATCACGGTAAGGGTGCGGATAACATTCTTGCGGTTCATTGAGTGTCCGACGTCCTCGGCTTCGTCTTGTCCGGCCGCCTGCGGGCCAGGTCCTCCCCAGTTCGCGCAGCTTGGATTAGTTCAGGCTACCGCTAGACCAACGAACCAAGGTTCCCGAGTGCGCCCCGCCCGGGGCCACGGCGTCGCCGCGGTGTGCTTTGGTAGTGACCGTGCCCACATCCGACGCGCCCACCCGCCGGTTCGTCGACACCAACGGGGTGCGGCTGCAGGTGACCGAGGCCGGCCCGCCCGGCGCACCGGTGGTGCTGTTGGCGCACGGGGTTCCGCAGCTGGGGTTCAGCTGGCGGCACCAGGTCGCGGCGCTCGCCGAGGCCGGCTACCGGGTGCTGGCGCCGGACCTGCGCGGCTACGGCGGCTCGTCGAAACCCGAGCGGATCGAGGCGTACACCACGGTCGAATCGGCCGCCGACCTGGTCGGGCTGCTCGACGCCGCGGGTGCGGACCGGGCCGCGATCGTCGGCCACGACTTCGGCGCCACACTGGCCTGGACGGCCTCGCTGCTGCACCCGGACCGGTTCGCCGGTGTGGCCGGGTTGAGCGTGCCGCCGGTGCCGCGCCCGCGGGTGCCTACCACCGACGCGTTCCGCCGCATCTTCGGCGACAACTTCTTCTACATCCTCTACTTCCAGCAGGTCGGCCCGCCGGACGCCGAACTCGACCGCGATCCGGCCACCACGTTGCGCAAACTGTTCGGCTCGCCGGCGCTGGACGACCCGGCGGCCGCCGCCCGGATGGCCGCCCCCGGCCCGCAGGGGTTCCTGGACCGCCTGCCCGACCCCGGCCGCCCGCCCGCGTGGCTGACCGTCGAGGAGTTCGCCGTCTACGTCGAGGAGTTCAGCCGCAACGGGTTCACCGCGCCGCTGAACTGGTACCGCTGTTTCGACCGCAACTGGGAGCTGACCGCGACCACCCCGGCGGCCACCATCGCGGTGCCGAGGCTGTTCATCGGCGGCGGCGCCGACCCGACGCTGGCCTACACCCCGCGCGACCGGGTCCGCGAGGTGGTCAGCGGGCCCTACACCGAGGTGATGATCGACGGCGCCGGACACTGGCTGCCCGAGGAGCGGCCGCGCGAGATCAGCGAGCAGCTGATCCGGTTCCTGTCCGGGCTGGAGTTCTAGCGAAGCCGGCAGGGTTCCGGCGCCACCCCCGATTCCGGGCCCCGATTCCGGGCCCCAGTGCCGGACCCCAGTGCCGGGCCCCAATGCCGGTCCGGCACAGCCGGATCCACCCGGGCTCCCGCCGGCGGCCCGAGTCCGGCGGCCGAGCAACGGCGCCGGCGCGTGCCTGACGTAAGGTTCACCCCATGGGCATCGCAGCACGGATCAGCGCGCCGTTCGTCCTCCTCGTCGCCGCGGTCA
The window above is part of the Mycolicibacterium hassiacum DSM 44199 genome. Proteins encoded here:
- a CDS encoding alpha/beta fold hydrolase; this translates as MTVPTSDAPTRRFVDTNGVRLQVTEAGPPGAPVVLLAHGVPQLGFSWRHQVAALAEAGYRVLAPDLRGYGGSSKPERIEAYTTVESAADLVGLLDAAGADRAAIVGHDFGATLAWTASLLHPDRFAGVAGLSVPPVPRPRVPTTDAFRRIFGDNFFYILYFQQVGPPDAELDRDPATTLRKLFGSPALDDPAAAARMAAPGPQGFLDRLPDPGRPPAWLTVEEFAVYVEEFSRNGFTAPLNWYRCFDRNWELTATTPAATIAVPRLFIGGGADPTLAYTPRDRVREVVSGPYTEVMIDGAGHWLPEERPREISEQLIRFLSGLEF